The Drechmeria coniospora strain ARSEF 6962 chromosome 02, whole genome shotgun sequence genome has a segment encoding these proteins:
- a CDS encoding serine/threonine-protein kinase sck1 → MQSIDRLSRTAAAEEDGADLIGSDTPRSGVATPQPDLQDKRLPGIMSYFGQVRQDPSASQLSSSARTQHESGAQAACPHAPQPHGPPESPLRCCRASLGARPPAPPVGASLDPKAVQQARLPLHPYPTPPASQPSSSGGSMSQGVCLSNANARASFTLGSRTGKESLEQSHSLAADASSDAKPQADQGGLPASSPSHRQRSQPVPLSADPDQVTGPSKWFSFEGLKVLTRGVIFKSGPPTPTRALSAAHSSQSDGKETPTRTSNDGADASGIQPPRSTTGAQAPPTKGKMTIKITEARGLRKSRDPYVVAVFQRSELISSGPRPSEDGDSLNPPASAIGSIPIQRQGSDSGRPMAIPMRSRQSSNTSITDYSNFRSRTPGSRAPSSNPKWDAEAVLCVPSHVPRAAMERELTICSDVVDSDMLVNVSVYDHTATGEEFLGHVDLQVTKDHEAPIRGWFALRGHADTVAENAPTGEIFVEAMYQRSERRHFGPSDFEILKLIGKGTFGQVYQVRKRDTERIYAMKVLQKKVIVQKKEVAHTVGERNILVRTATSDSPFIVGLKFSFQTPSELYLVTDYMSGGELFWHLQKEGRFDERRAKFYIAELILAIQHLHNNDIVYRDLKPENILLDANGHIALCDFGLSKANLTKNDTTNTFCGTTEYLAPEVLLDESGYTKMVDFWSLGVLVFEMCCGWSPFYAEDTQQMYKNIAFGKVRFPRDTLSQEGRNFVKGLLNRNPKHRLGATDDAEELKQHAFFADIDWDLLTKKLITPPFKPKLKSETDVSYFDPEFTNALAQNGSLNERAAALARGYAASTPLSPSVQANFQGFTYVDESALDDHMRDRYQNDDEDMDDAHNSHDDDDWVNLDDFDPRKANVNRMSGILKSSAPDEHMIGGSHFEV, encoded by the coding sequence ATGCAGAGTATTGACCGACTCAGCAGaacggcggccgccgaggaagatggcGCCGACCTCATCGGCTCCGACACGCCGCGCTCGGGCGTTGCCACTCCTCAGCCCGACCTCCAAGACAAACGCCTGCCCGGAATCATGAGCTACTTCGGCCAGGTTCGTCAAGACCCTTCTGCCAGCCAGCTGTCCTCCTCTGCCCGTACGCAACATGAGAGTGGCGCGCAGGCCGCTTGTCCCCATGCGCCGCAACCTCACGGTCCTCCCGAGAGCCCGTTGCGCTGCTGCAGGGCAAGTCTTGGTGCCCGCCCCCCCGCGCCTCCGGTCGGCGCCTCGCTTGACCCCAAAGCTGTCCAGCAAGCGCGGCTGCCTCTTCACCCATATCCCACCCCTCCCGCATCACAGCCATCTTCCTCCGGGGGGTCCATGTCGCAGGGCGTGTGCCTGTCCAACGCCAACGCGCGTGCCTCCTTCACACTCGGCTCTCGTACTGGCAAGGAGTCACTCGAGCAGAGCCATTCCCTGGCCGCGGACGCTTCGTCTGATGCCAAACCGCAGGCCGACCAAGGTGGTCTTCCTgcttcgtcgccctcccACCGTCAACGATCCCAACCCGTACCCTTGTCTGCCGATCCGGACCAAGTCACAGGTCCTAGCAAGTGGTTCTCGTTTGAGGGACTCAAAGTGCTAACTCGTGGTGTGATTTTCAAGAGCGGTCCTCCGACTCCCACGAGAGCACTGTCCGCTGCTCACTCATCCCAGTccgacggcaaggagacCCCCACCCGGACGagcaacgacggcgccgatgccagTGGCATCCAACCCCCGAGAAGTACCACGGGTGCCCAGGCTCCGCCGACGAAGGGCAAGATGACCATCAAGATCACCGAGGCACGGGGCTTGCGCAAGAGCCGCGACCcctacgtcgtcgccgtttTCCAGCGGAGCGAGCTCATCTCCAGCGGCCCCAGGCCTTCCGAGGATGGCGACAGCCTGAACCCCCCGGCGTCCGCCATTGGCAGCATCCCCATCCAGCGGCAAGGCAGCGACTCTGGTCGTCCGATGGCCATTCCCATGCGAAGCCGCCAGAGCTCCAACACCAGCATCACCGATTACAGCAACTTCAGGAGCCGGACCCCCGGCAGCAGGGCGCCTTCCTCGAACCCGAAGTGGGACGCCGAAGCGGTCTTGTGCGTTCCGAGCCACGTGCCCCGAGCGGCGATGGAGCGTGAGCTGACAATCTGCAGTGACGTCGTCGATTCCGACATGCTTGTCAACGTTTCCGTCTACGATCACACGGCCACGGGCGAAGAGTTCCTCGGTCACGTCGATCTGCAAGTCACAAAGGACCACGAGGCCCCCATCAGAGGCTGGTTCGCTCTGCGAGGTCACGCCGACACCGTGGCCGAGAACGCACCGACGGGCGAGATtttcgtcgaggccatgtATCAGCGGTCCGAAAGGCGCCACTTCGGGCCCAGCGACTTCGAGATCCTCAAGCTCATCGGCAAGGGCACCTTCGGCCAGGTCTACCAGGTCCGAAAGCGCGACACGGAGCGCATCTACGCCATGAAGGTGCTCCAGAAGAAGGTGATTGTCCAGAAGAAAGAGGTGGCCCATACCGTCGGGGAGCGCAACATTCTCGTGCGAACGGCAACCTCGGACTCGcccttcatcgtcggcctcaaGTTTTCCTTCCAGACGCCGTCCGAGCTCTACCTCGTGACGGACTACATGTCTGGCGGAGAGCTGTTCTGGCACCTGCAAAAGGAGGGTCGATTTGACGAGAGGCGCGCCAAGTTCTACATCGCCGAGTTGATCCTGGCCATTCAGCACCTGCACAACAACGACATCGTCTACCGCGACCTCAAGCCCGAAAATATCCTCCTCGATGCCAACGGACACATCGCCCTGTGCGACTTTGGCCTGTCCAAGGCGAACTTGACGAAGAACGACACGACCAATACGTTTTGCGGGacgacggagtacttggcaCCCGAGGTTTTACTGGACGAGTCTGGCTACACCAAGATGGTCGACTTCTGGTCCTTGGGGGTTCTGGTCTTCGAGATGTGCTGTGGCTGGTCTCCGTTTTACGCCGAGGACACGCAGCAGATGTACAAGAACATCGCCTTTGGTAAAGTTCGCTTTCCCCGGGACACCCTCTCGCAAGAGGGCCGGAACTTCGTCAAGGGATTGCTTAACAGAAATCCCAAGCACAGGCTGGGAGCGACggatgatgccgaggagctgaAGCAGCACGCCTTCTTTGCCGATATCGACTGGGATCTGCTCACGAAGAAACTCATCACGCCCCCGTTCAAACCGAAGCTCAAGTCCGAGACGGATGTGTCCTACTTTGATCCCGAATTCACCAACGCCCTGGCCCAGAACGGGTCGTTGAATGAGCGCGCGGCCGCGTTGGCCAGAGGTTAtgccgcgtcgacgccacTCTCTCCATCTGTGCAGGCCAACTTCCAGGGTTTCACCTACGTCGACGAGAGCGCTCTTGATGACCATATGAGAGACAGGTACCAGAACGACGATGAGGATATGGATGATGCCCACAACAGccacgacgatgacgactgGGTCAACCTGGACGACTTCGACCCTCGCAAGGCCAACGTCAACCGGATGAGCGGCATCTTGAAGTCGTCGGCTCCGGACGAGCATATGATTGGCGGCTCGCATTTCGAAGTTTGA
- a CDS encoding cellobiose dehydrogenase: MEYGANVDELRSWNENEMGGLGLVRVALRMHGWTGHVLKEWLAFNLHPISPWVFIAVEQRPVFKMLSQLSRASVRSHPLVSFVRLIDVVALAMEPLPAGGLPLLTHYPLQRASSAIAAAARLSRKTVQTRTFIVPTISRRADFVQELYLKELKAYKVPPVKESDAEGQVQTFTMPKTPASPEEADLAGSLKEYENMAVEIEGQDPSAQTNAHGAAVLPDWLEAEEEEAHGH, from the exons atggagtacggagcaaacGTCGACGAGTTGAGATCGTGGAATGAGAATGAGATGGGTGGTCTGGGACTCGTTCGTGTTGCTCTGCGGATGCACGGATGGACAGGTCACGTGCTCAAGGAGTGGCTGGCT TTCAACCTCCACCCTATCTCTCCCTGGGTATTTATTGCCGTTGAGCAACGCCCGGTCTTTAAAATGCTCAGCCAATTGTCCAGGGCCTCGGTACGCTCTCACCCCCTCGTCTCTTTCGTGCGCTTGATTGATGTTGTCGCTTTGGCAATGGAACCTTTGCCAGCAGGTGGCCTCCCCTTGCTGACACACTACCCTCTGCAGCGcgccagctcggccatcgccgccgccgctcggcTTTCGAGAAAGACAGTCCAGACGAGGACCTTCATCGTGCCCACCATATCCCGACGAG CCGACTTCGTTCAGGAGCTCTACCTGAAGGAGCTCAAGGCCTATAAGGTCCCCCCCGTCAAGGAgtccgatgccgagggccaGGTCCAAACATTCACCATGCCCAAGACACCCGCCTCCCCCGAGGAAGCCGATCTCGCCGGCAGCCTCAAAGAGTACGAAaacatggccgtcgagatcGAGGGCCAGGACCCCTCCGCACAGACCAATGCTCAcggtgccgccgtcctcCCAGACTGGCttgaggccgaggaggaggaggctcATGGCCACTAA
- a CDS encoding Carbohydrate-binding domain family 9-like protein, whose protein sequence is MHLCRVMAAVVIHAAVASAITTSYCVIPDVCFRWGVPEANTTSKPSSVYLQLKAPITYEWIGLGIGSQMRGAYMFIMYADGKGNVTLSTRQSTGHVMPQHVANGNVKMLEGSGIVDGQMIANVKCGGGCNNLALQGSAGWIAGWKVGSPLNSTSASETITFHDGYNGFNVDLKKSTISVDANPFLNSQNSSSNGKNASTAVTGGETASTDSQTLVYAHGILMTIIFVIGYPIGSILMPLLGNWIIHASWQSLIFLCMWVGFGLGYALASRAGAFSPSPHTVLGILVVSFMVLQPIFGWLHHQYYIKHQSRGIVSHVHIWYGRVLILIGIVNGGLGLQLSGSPSTFCTAYIVLTILMVVVCSCAIAFAISKKRQHVATPSANPARFGGKKAS, encoded by the exons ATGCATCTCTGTCgagtcatggccgccgtggtcATCC ACGCGGCCGTGGCCAGTGCCATTACCACTTCGTATTGCGTCATCCCCGACGTCTGCTTTCGATGGGGAGTCCCCGAAGCAAACACGACCTCCAAGCCGTCCAGCGTCTACCTCCAGCTCAAGGCTCCGATAACGTACGAGTGGATTGGCCTCGGAATCGGATCGCAGATGCGCGGCGCCTACATGTTCATCATgtacgccgacggcaaaggcAATGTCACCCTCAGCACGCGCCAGAGCACCGGCCACGTCATGCCGCAACACGTGGCGAATGGCAATGTCAAGATGCTGGAGGgctccggcatcgtcgacggccagatGATTGCCAACGTCaagtgcggcggcggctgtaACAACCTTGCCCTTCAGGGCTCAGCCGGTTGGATAGCCGGTTGGAAAGTCGGCAGTCCGCTGAACTCGACGAGCGCATCCGAGACCATCACCTTCCACGACGGTTACAACGGTTTCAACGTCGATCTGAAAAAATCCACCATTAGCGTCGATGCGAATCCATTCCTGAATTCTCAGAACTCGTCCAGCAACGGCAAGaatgcgtcgacggccgtcacgGGCGGCGAAACTGCAAGCACCGACAGCCAGACCCTGGTGTATGCGCACGGCATTCTCATGACCATCATCTTCGTCATCGGATACCCCATCGGATCCATACTCATGCCACTGCTTGGGAATTGGATCATCCACGCAAGCTGGCAGTCGCTCATCTTCCTCTGCATGTGGGTAGGATTTGGTCTTGGCTACGCACTCGCCAGCCGTGCCGGCGCC TTCTCCCCAAGCCCCCATACGGTGCTTGGCATCCTTGTCGTGTCGTTCATGGTATTGCAACCTATTTTCGGCTGGCTTCATCATCAGTACTACATCAAACACCAAAGCCGCGGCATCGTGAGCCATGTTCACATCTGGTACGGCCGCGTACTCATCCTCATCGGTATCGTGAACGGTGGGTTGGGCTTGCAGCTCTCAGGAAGCCCCTCGACCTTTTGCACGGCCTACATTGTACTCACAATACTCATGGTTGTCGTGTGCTCATGTGCAATTGCTTTTGCCATTTCTAAGAAAAGACAGCATGTCGCCACCCCGAGCGCAAACCCAGCACGATTCGGTGGTAAGAAGGCGAGCTAA
- a CDS encoding serine/threonine-protein kinase psk1, with the protein MIAPAPAALKTVRGFQGTPATSGDEDSDHGACETPRPSARRGRNRIDDVVSANCSPSLRPQPSPSVSGIAKLRMQMEPLSLDASSRSSSLARGIRGAAEPDSRPHSRNRARSETGSDSSDGGSTSYEVTLEHDFVSESLRERPCFTEPLEGGLNPRRKMTSEEFQTLRCLGKGTYGTVLLVKQRATGRLYAQKQFKKASLVLHKKLIEQTKTERQILESVSRHPFVVKLFYAFQDHEKLYLILEYGQGGELFTHLNTEKMFSETVAAFYMAEMLLAISHLHNDLGVVYRDLKPENCLLDADGHLLLTDFGLSKVSVEQSESCHSILGTVEYMAPEVILGKKYGKAVDWWSFGALGYDLMTGNPPFRGQNHAKIQDNIVRQKLALPYFLSPDAKDLLTRLMRKEPSKRLGSVMPKDLQTLRKHRFFRKIDWKMLEARELEPPIQPMITDPELAENFAPEFTDLPLSPAVTARDPWLAGASSHNDDVFGGFSFVASSSLLESNAFPMANGA; encoded by the coding sequence atgatAGCCCCAGCCCCAGCCGCGCTCAAGACGGTGCGCGGCTTCCAGGGAACGCCCGCCACCTCGGGCGACGAAGACTCGGACCATGGGGCTTGCGAGACGCCGCGTCCGAGTGCTCGTCGCGGGCGCAaccgcatcgacgacgtcgtcagcGCCAACTGCAGCCCTTCGCTCCGGCCCCAACCGTCGCCGAGCGTTTCCGGCATCGCCAAGTTGCGGATGCAGATGGAACCGCTTAGCCTCGACGCTTCGTCCCGCTCGAGCTCTCTCGCTCGCGGCAtccgcggcgccgccgagccggaCAGCCGCCCCCACAGCCGGAACAGGGCACGCAGCGAGACCGGCAGCGACAGCTCCGACGGCGGTTCCACGAGCTACGAGGTGACGCTCGAGCACGACTTTGTCAGCGAGAGCCTTCGGGAACGGCCATGCTTCACGGAGCCtctcgagggcggcctgaACCCCCGTCGCAAGATGACGTCGGAGGAGTTTCAAACGCTGCGATGCTTGGGAAAGGGAACCTACGGCACCGTGCTCCTCGTGAAGCAGCGCGCGACCGGCAGGCTCTACGCCCAGAAGCAGTTCAAGAAGGCCTCTCTCGTGCTGCACAAGAAGCTGATTGAGCAGACCAAGACGGAGCGGCAGATCCTCGAGTCGGTCAGCAGACACCCCTTCGTCGTCAAGCTCTTCTACGCCTTCCAGGACCACGAAAAGCTCTACCTCATACTCGAGTACGGCCAGGGAGGCGAGCTCTTCACCCACCTGAACACGGAAAAGATGTTCTCGGAGACGGTCGCCGCCTTCTACATGGCCGAGATGCTGCTGGCCATCTCGCATCTCCACAACGACCTGGGGGTCGTCTACCGCGATCTCAAGCCGGAAAActgcctcctcgacgccgacggccacctGCTCCTGACGGATTTCGGCCTGTCCAAGGTGTCGGTGGAGCAGTCGGAGAGCTGCCACTCGATCCTCGGAACCGTCGAGTACATGGCGCCCGAGGTCATCCTCGGCAAGAAGTAcggcaaggccgtcgactGGTGGTCCTTTGGCGCGCTGGGCTACGACCTCATGACGGGGAACCCTCCGTTCCGTGGCCAGAACCACGCCAAGATCCAGGACAACATTGTTCGGCAGAAGCTCGCGCTGCCCTACTTCCTCAGCCCCGACGCCAAGGACCTGCTGACGCGACTGATGAGAAAGGAGCCGAGCAAGCGACTGGGGTCGGTGATGCCCAAGGATCTGCAGACGCTCAGGAAGCACCGATTCTTTCGCAAGATCGACTGGAAGATGCTCGAGGCtcgcgagctcgagccgcCGATTCAGCCCATGATTACAGATCCCGAACTGGCCGAGAACTTTGCGCCCGAGTTTACCGACTTGCCGCTGAGCCCCgccgtgacggcgagggATCCGTGGCTGGCCGGCGCATCCAGCCACAACGATGACGTATTTGGGGGGTTTAGTTTCGTCGCATCGTCCAGCTTGCTCGAGAGCAACGCGTTCCCCATGGCGAACGGGGCGTGA
- a CDS encoding cyclin — protein sequence MASIDRYRPPREGYQPPSLPGGSRSDRPSQSPPRRREVPPAAPTPPQHTTRTSPPRPDAASGQQSPAPSGRQTPSPSASQWSFTWDEAHSTPSIIDGLAPAEERLRRAKGVNFIYQAGVMLDLPQITLWVAGVFFHRFFMRFSMAQEKGAGIHHYNIAATALFLANKVEENCRRTKDIIIAVAKVAQKNAKLVIDEQSKEYWRWRDSILTYEEIMLEQLTFDLMVDNPYRHLFELLGQLDIVHNKTLRQAAWAFCNDACLTALPLLIDAKDVAISAIFFASIHTNQQIDDVNCEPWWRVLRGDEERCSRAIEVMRQFYTENPLRKQNPSLPSPAFDLENTRRRADTLLSQPDTISSTGGTPIDVERASRSPVARTNGYADSRPEARGRCLPPSYQASAGGGDNAPRSPSKRKSLDADSGSDHDRADKRARMSEDEGEVAED from the exons ATGGCCAGTATTGACCGCTACCGACCCCCTCGCGAGGGCTATCAGCCGCCCAGCCTCCCGGGAGGCTCCCGCAGCGACCGCCCATCGCAatcccctcctcggcgacgcgagGTGCCGCCAGCGGCGCCGACCCCTCCTCAGCACACCACCCGTACCTCTCCCCCGCGTCCGGATGCCGCGTCCGGACAGCAGTCTCCCGCGCCGTCGGGGAGGCAAACTccttcgccctcggccagccAGTGGTCGTTTACGTGGGACGAGGCGCACAGCACACCAagcatcatcgacggcctcgcgccAGCCGAGGAGAGGCTTCGAAGGGCCAAGGGTGTCAACTTTATCTATCAGGCTGGCGTGATGCTTGACCTGCCCCAGATCACCCTCTGGGTGGCGGGTGTTTTCTTTCATCGATTCTTCATGCGGTTCAGCATGGCCCAAGAGAAGGGCGCTGGCATACATCACTAC AACATTGCGGCCACTGCCCTGTTCCTCGCCAACAAGGTCGAGGAGAACTGCCGAAGGACAAAGgacatcatcatcgccgtcgccaaagTGGCCCAGAAGAATGCCAAGCTCGTCATCGATGAACAAAGCAAGGAGTACTGGCGATGGAGGGACAGCATCCTGACGTACGAGGAGATCATGCTGGAGCAGCTCACCTTTGACCTCATGGTCGACAACCCGTACAGACATCTATTCGAGCTTCTCGGACAGCTCGACATTGTTCACAACAAGACCCTGAGGCAGGCAGCATGGGCATTCTGCAACGACGCGTGCCtgacggcgctgccgctgctcatCGATGCGAAAGATGTCGCCATCAGCGCCATTTTCTTCGCCAGCATCCACACCAACCAGCAGATTGATGACGTCAACTGTGAGCCCTGGTGGAGAGTCTTgcgtggcgacgaggaacgTTGCTCCCGCGCCATCGAGGTGATGCGACAATTTTACACAGAGAACCCGCTTAGGAAGCAGAATCCCTCTCTGCCATCGCCGGCCTTTGACCTGGAGAAcacgaggcggcgggcggaCACGCTTCTGAGCCAGCCTGACACGATTTCATCGACCGGCGGAACCCCCATCGACGTGGAGCGAGCCAGCCGCAGCCCGGTGGCGAGGACAAACGGCTACGCCGACAGTCGCCCCGAGGCGAGGGGCCGATGCCTCCCTCCGTCATATCAGGCGTCCGCCGGCGGTGGTGACAACGCTCCGAGATCTCCGTCCAAGAGGAAGAGCCTCGATGCGGACTCTGGTAGTGACCATGATCGGGCCGACAAACGGGCGAGGATgtcggaggacgagggagaggTGGCAGAGGACTAA
- a CDS encoding nucleoside hydrolase, with protein sequence MAPRKIIIDTDPGVDDIMALLLALSASPEELEVAMVSVTYGNVPLQSCLRNVVALFHVLEKELAWRKETGRSEGYGSMVASKPIVAVGPEHSLEDECLMADYFHGEDGLHDVHKVHPHLSPADTWKSLFKNDADSSVDHTTFSPYFTPSKEPAHMEILRILKENPIDTVSVLAVGPLTNIALAAAEDPETFLRAKELVVMGGAVKVEGNVTPCAEFNCYADAVAAARVFALTSISPASTMPPIPAKLSTLPTYPDRLSRQLRLVLAPLDITTPHLITKSYFAKHIQPHIDAGSPLAAWTSHFIKGAFSKIETMEGDGNEPGLSLHDPLTVWYVLTQDDPKWTFPAKPEDIRVETSGQWTRGMHVIDNRLRSKPAEAAAAESSDIRDDPKVMALDNVPGDTMAWLSVLKGNRVHRLISSPGEEVFKDVWMQRVFA encoded by the exons ATGGCTCCCCGAAAGATCATCATCGACACCGATCCCG GTGTCGACGACATCATGGCTTTGCTGCTCGCCCTCAGCGCCTCGCCGGAAGAGCTCGAGGTGGCCATGGTCTCCGTCACGTACGGCAACGTTCCCCTGCAGAG CTGTCTTCGAAATGTCGTCGCCCTATTCCACGTTCTGGAGAAGGAGCTTGCGTGGAGGAAGGAGACTGGCCGTTCCGAGGGCTACGGCTCGATGGTGGCCTCCAAACCAAtcgtcgccgttggcccCGAGCATTCCCTCGAGGATGAGTGTCTCATGGCCGACTATTTCC ACGGCGAAGATGGGTTGCACGACGTCCACAAGGTGCACCCTCACCTCAGCCCCGCAGATACGTGGAAGTCTCTCTTCAAGAACGATGCGGACAGCTCCGTCGACCACACCACCTTTTCTCCCTATTTCACTCCTTCCAAGGAGCCCGCCCACATGGAGATTTTGCGGATTTTGAAAGAGAACCCAATCGACaccgtctccgtcctcgccgttggACCCCTGACGAAcattgccctcgccgccgccgaggacccCGAAACGTTCCTTCGAgccaaggagctcgtcgtcatgggcggcgccgtcaagGTCGAGGGCAACGTCACTCCTTGCGCCGAGTTCAACTGCtatgccgatgccgtcgctgccgcccgaGTCTTCGCCCTGACCTCCATTTCTCCGGCGTCCACGATGCCTCCGATTCCCGCCAAGCTGTCCACCCTTCCGACCTACCCGGACAGGCTTTCTCGTCAGCTGAggctcgtcctcgcgccCCTGGATATCACGACGCCCCACCTCATTACCAAAAGTTACTTTGCCAAGCACATTCAGCCGCACATCGACGCCGGGAGCCCTCTTGCCGCCTGGACGTCGCATTTCATCAAGGGCGCCTTCAGCAAGATTGAGACCATggagggcgacggcaacgagcCGGGCCTATCCCTGCACGATCCTCTGACGGTATGGTACGTCTTGACACAGGACGATCCCAAATGGACCTTCCCAGCCAAGCCGGAGGATATCCGCGTCGAGACATCCGGCCAATGGACCCGGGGGATGCACGTCATCGACAATCGCTTGAGGAGCAAgcccgccgaggccgcggcaGCTGAATCGTCTGACATCCGAGACGACCCCAAGGTGATGGCGCTCGACAACGTCCCCGGCGACACCATGGCTTGGCTCAGCGTCCTCAAGGGGAACAGGGTCCACCGTCTCATCTCGTCTCCAGGCGAGGAGGTGTTCAAAGACGTCTGGATGCAGCGTGTTTTTGCATGA
- a CDS encoding rhomboid family protein, producing MMLQLHKFFRKSKTTSGTPKATYNACASRSAARPPESQRRTRRMMSVFIHPHATRSLLRGIVWGIPSAASTTAASISSRWPSAYSCQAPSATFSCRATWHSPRVRGWTHGAGQRRTFFSSPTIIRDYEELPRDYRDQAGLAFSKRDVTDAEAEKIFGPNMRAPAANHLLRILHGRRVAGTLEDPAFAIHTSQFSAVQMAAGLEYLRKEVPVDEVMNSGLRAEDELALLEDETARAEQKQVKAGGPPRGVDEAAVEDYKVDPVYGPSQFDMIRARNAAKAKAREKALEEERKDKEAMSATTAAGPVVERQDEDRKRAIANPKIAEYYEKAQSELEAPPELRAWERILPSATVVALVVGFLAAVSMVYEEPTARYRLLREISTSQATVGTIIAANVLVFLAWRVPPLWKVLNRHMILVVATVRPLTLFTAVFSHTSLKHLLVNMVPLWFVGTSLHDEMGRADFLTLYLGSGAVGFLGSLVTYTLRGWLTVTSLGASGATLGLCSAYLWEHRDDGFRILGIPEGGVHGIVFLAMLTALQLAGLGRTIKHKVDVASHLTGIAAGIVGVELIGRTERKRRDGDRAVIELLPRRGDGVGAEAGSTAVQLATATRTSPYGHAKKG from the coding sequence ATGATGCTCCAGCTTCATAAATTCTTCCGAAAATCCAAGACAACGTCAGGCACCCCCAAGGCCACGTACAACGCCTGTGCTTCCCGGAGcgctgctcggccgccagAATCCCAACGGCGCACTCGGCGGATGATGAGCGTTTTCATCCATCCCCATGCCACGCGCTCCCTGCTGAGAGGCATCGTCTGGGGCatcccgtcggcggcatcgacaacGGCAGCCTCAATCTCCTctcgatggccgtcggcctACAGCTGCCAAGCTCCATCGGCGACGTTTTCATGCCGGGCCACGTGGCATTCGCCGCGCGTACGAGGATGGACACACGGTGCCGGCCAGCGGCGGACCTTCTTCTCGTCGCCTACCATCATCCGCGACTACGAGGAACTACCACGAGACTACCGCGACCAAGCAGGGCTTGCCTTCAGCAAGAGAGACGTCACGGACGCGGAAGCCGAAAAGATATTCGGCCCCAACatgagggcgccggcggcgaaccATCTGCTGCGCATCCTACACGGGCGCCGGGTCGCAGGCACCCTCGAAGACCCGGCGTTTGCGATCCACACAAGCCAATTCTCGGCGGTGCAAATGGCCGCGGGCCTCGAGTACCTGCGCAAGGAAGTgccggtcgacgaggtgaTGAACTCTGGGCTGAGGGCGGAGGATGAGCTGGCCCTGTTGGAGGACGAGACCGCTCGGGCGGAGCAGAAGCAGGTCAAGGCCGGTGGCCCCCCCCGgggggtcgacgaggcggccgtggaAGACTACAAGGTCGACCCGGTGTATGGCCCGAGCCAGTTTGACATGATTCGAGCGCGGaacgcggccaaggccaaggcgagggagaaggcgctcgaggaggaacgcaaggacaaggaggcaatgtcggcgacgacggcggcaggacCGGTCGTCGAGCGACAGGACGAGGACCGGAAGCGGGCGATTGCGAACCCCAAGATTGCCGAATACTACGAAAAGGCACAATCGGAGCTTGAGGCGCCACCGGAACTGAGGGCGTGGGAGCGAATCCTGCCGTCGGcaaccgtcgtcgccctcgtcgtcggcttcctcgcgGCCGTGTCGATGGTGTACGAGGAGCCGACGGCCCGGTACCGGCTGCTGCGGGAGATTTCGACGTCGCAGGCGACGGTGGGcaccatcatcgccgccaacgtgctcgtcttcctcgcctgGAGAGTGCCGCCGCTGTGGAAGGTGCTGAACCGGCACATGATCCTGGTGGTGGCGACGGTGCGGCCGCTGACGCTCTtcaccgccgtcttctcgcACACGTCGCTCAAGCACCTGCTCGTCAACATGGTGCCCCTGTGGTTCGTCGGCACGAGCCTGCACGACGAGATGGGGCGCGCCGACTTCCTGACGCTGtacctcggcagcggcgccgtGGGCTTCCTCGGCAGTCTCGTGACGTACACGCTGCGCGGCTGGCTGACGGTGACGTCGCTGGGGGCCTCGGGCGCGACCTTGGGCCTCTGCTCGGCCTACCTCTGGGAGCaccgcgacgacggcttccgaATCCTCGGCATCCCCGAAGGGGGCGTCCACGGcatcgtcttcctcgccatgctgacggcgctgcagctggccggcctcggcaggACGATCAAGCACAAGGTGGACGTTGCGTCGCACCTCACGGGCATcgcggccggcatcgtcggcgtcgaacTGATCGGCCGGACCGAGAGGAAGAGGCGAGACGGGGACAGGGCCGTGATTGAGCTGCTGCCGCGGCGAGgggacggcgtcggagccgaggccgggAGCACGGCCGTGCAACTGGCGACGGCTACGAGAACGAGCCCCTACGGGCATGCGAAGAAGGGCTGA